A genome region from Deltaproteobacteria bacterium includes the following:
- the speB gene encoding agmatinase has translation MVSNKFLPLSGREFPRYSAIKTFFRLPHVELNSDFDVALFGIPFDGGVSYRPGARFAPSQIREVSSLGRGYHWSRGLHIFKNKNFADIGDCSTVPISLEQTYEKIEKFIAQLVSNHKKFIAVGGDHSITLPILRALKKHYQSKLALIHFDAHLDTYPAAWGCEYHHGSFARHAIEEGLVDSKNMIQLGIRGPLADSTDLDFIKKHQINVKTIDDIRDKKLNDFLTELPVFNSDIPVYISFDIDCLDPSYAPGTGTPVPGGLTSYEVQRILRHLKIKNLVGGDIVEVLPASDPSEITSLVAVDVMFEMMCLL, from the coding sequence ATGGTTTCAAATAAGTTTCTTCCTTTGAGTGGTCGGGAATTTCCAAGGTATTCTGCTATTAAAACATTTTTTCGATTACCTCATGTTGAATTGAATTCAGATTTTGATGTCGCTCTTTTTGGAATTCCATTTGATGGTGGCGTTTCCTATCGTCCAGGGGCAAGATTTGCTCCGTCTCAAATTCGAGAAGTGTCAAGTTTAGGGCGAGGGTATCATTGGTCCAGGGGCCTTCACATTTTTAAAAATAAAAATTTTGCTGATATTGGAGATTGTTCAACGGTACCCATTTCACTTGAACAAACCTACGAAAAAATTGAAAAATTTATCGCCCAATTAGTTTCAAATCATAAAAAATTTATTGCTGTTGGTGGAGATCACTCAATTACCTTGCCCATATTGCGTGCTTTGAAAAAGCATTATCAAAGTAAGTTAGCACTGATTCATTTTGATGCCCATTTAGATACCTATCCTGCTGCTTGGGGTTGTGAGTATCATCATGGTTCTTTTGCCAGACACGCTATTGAGGAAGGATTGGTTGATTCAAAAAATATGATTCAACTGGGTATTCGGGGACCTTTAGCGGATTCAACAGACTTGGACTTTATCAAAAAACATCAAATCAATGTCAAAACCATTGATGATATCAGGGATAAAAAGCTTAATGATTTTCTGACGGAGCTTCCAGTTTTTAATTCAGATATACCTGTGTATATAAGTTTTGATATTGATTGTTTAGACCCCTCTTATGCTCCAGGAACGGGAACGCCCGTGCCCGGAGGACTTACAAGCTATGAAGTCCAGAGAATATTAAGACATTTAAAGATTAAAAACTTAGTCGGTGGGGACATCGTAGAAGTTTTACCTGCATCAGATCCTTCAGAGATCACGTCTCTTGTGGCTGTCGATGTGATGTTTGAAATGATGTGTTTACTCTAA
- the trxB gene encoding thioredoxin-disulfide reductase: MAIENIIIIGSGPAGLTSAIYSARANLKPLMIEGEESGGQLMITTEVENYPGFEHGVTGPELIEVMRKQASRFGTRFITKNVTKVDFSQRPFKVWIRDEVYESKSIIISTGASAKYLGLASEKQYLSKGVSACATCDGAFFRNVPVAVVGGGDTAMEEANFLTRFASQVFIIHRKNSFRASKIMVDRALKNPKIKVIWDSEVTEVVGDGKKVTKLILNNLKSHTKNELSVEGLFIAIGHKPNTDLFKNILDMNETGYLKTQNGSSYTNIPGIFAAGDVQDHVYRQAITAAGSGCMAAIDSERWLESQE; the protein is encoded by the coding sequence ATGGCAATAGAAAATATTATTATCATCGGATCAGGTCCCGCAGGATTAACCTCAGCAATTTATTCTGCAAGAGCTAACCTCAAACCATTAATGATTGAAGGCGAAGAGTCGGGTGGTCAGCTCATGATCACCACAGAGGTAGAAAATTATCCTGGCTTTGAGCATGGCGTGACAGGACCTGAACTGATTGAAGTGATGAGAAAGCAAGCCTCTCGATTTGGCACTAGATTTATTACTAAAAACGTAACTAAAGTCGATTTTAGTCAACGACCTTTTAAAGTTTGGATTCGGGACGAAGTTTATGAATCTAAATCAATTATTATTTCAACAGGTGCAAGTGCGAAATATTTGGGACTAGCTTCTGAAAAACAATATCTTTCTAAGGGAGTTTCTGCCTGCGCGACTTGTGATGGGGCTTTTTTTAGAAATGTCCCCGTGGCAGTTGTGGGTGGTGGAGACACGGCCATGGAGGAAGCAAACTTTTTAACACGATTTGCTTCACAAGTTTTTATAATCCATAGGAAGAACTCCTTCAGAGCTTCAAAAATAATGGTAGATAGGGCTTTAAAAAATCCTAAAATTAAAGTTATTTGGGATTCTGAAGTCACTGAAGTGGTTGGCGACGGTAAAAAAGTGACTAAGTTGATACTTAATAATTTGAAGTCTCATACTAAAAATGAATTAAGCGTTGAAGGATTATTTATAGCTATCGGGCACAAGCCTAATACCGATTTATTTAAAAATATTTTAGATATGAACGAAACAGGGTATTTAAAAACTCAAAATGGTTCTAGCTATACCAATATTCCAGGTATTTTTGCTGCTGGCGATGTGCAAGATCACGTGTACCGTCAGGCCATTACCGCCGCTGGATCAGGTTGCATGGCGGCTATTGATTCTGAACGATGGCTCGAAAGTCAGGAGTGA
- a CDS encoding SDR family NAD(P)-dependent oxidoreductase, which translates to MIIEEENWSVLGASRGLGFEFSKQVAATHKGVHLFLASRTINNFDFSNTDLFECYCEEILATKPQRIFYFAAGGTYGPYAKFDWKDHLWTLNVTFSFPAFLLNYFLKNHHGIKQLVFIGSSVAENKPDPQASMYAAAKHALKGLITSVNLENPPFEILLFSPGYMNTNMLPKKAWPRKTENISEPSQVAQELLNLICV; encoded by the coding sequence GTGATAATCGAAGAAGAAAATTGGAGTGTCTTGGGTGCCAGTCGAGGTCTTGGTTTTGAATTTTCAAAACAAGTTGCTGCGACTCACAAAGGGGTTCATTTATTCTTAGCTTCAAGGACAATCAATAACTTTGATTTTTCTAACACAGATCTTTTCGAGTGCTATTGTGAGGAAATATTAGCAACTAAACCTCAGCGTATTTTTTATTTTGCAGCTGGTGGAACCTATGGTCCCTATGCCAAATTTGATTGGAAAGATCATTTATGGACTTTGAATGTAACATTTTCTTTTCCTGCCTTTTTATTAAATTATTTTTTAAAAAATCATCATGGAATAAAACAACTTGTTTTTATTGGGTCATCTGTTGCTGAAAACAAACCAGATCCCCAGGCTTCCATGTATGCTGCAGCCAAGCATGCCCTCAAAGGGTTGATCACTTCGGTTAATTTAGAAAACCCTCCGTTTGAGATTCTTTTATTTAGTCCAGGTTACATGAACACAAATATGTTGCCTAAAAAAGCTTGGCCCAGAAAAACAGAAAATATTAGCGAGCCTAGTCAAGTGGCTCAAGAATTGTTAAATCTCATTTGCGTCTAA
- a CDS encoding HU family DNA-binding protein → MNKAQLIEKIAEETKTSKAQTENMLDAAIETIKKAVKKGDDVKLVGFGTFTKAKRKARVGRNPQTGKAIKIPASNAPKFRPGAEFKALVK, encoded by the coding sequence ATGAATAAAGCGCAATTAATCGAAAAGATTGCTGAAGAAACTAAAACTTCAAAAGCTCAAACTGAAAATATGTTAGATGCAGCTATTGAAACAATTAAAAAAGCTGTTAAAAAAGGTGACGATGTAAAATTAGTTGGTTTTGGTACTTTTACTAAAGCTAAAAGAAAAGCTAGAGTTGGAAGAAATCCTCAAACTGGTAAAGCCATTAAAATCCCAGCTTCTAACGCTCCAAAATTCCGTCCTGGTGCTGAATTTAAAGCTCTTGTAAAGTAA
- a CDS encoding response regulator produces the protein MTKKINTKDLIEKIEKITKTRIASQEVVSLDQFRETKKKTDPKIILVIEDDETMRASMKRILEPEGYIVKMAAHANELSEVLDDSAVDLILLDIGLPWINGFELAELLKEHKDLKKIPLVFVSGQSSQEDMKKAFQVGAHDYIKKPFEIDKLKKTVKTLLKITEE, from the coding sequence ATGACTAAGAAAATAAATACTAAAGATTTAATTGAAAAGATTGAGAAAATTACCAAAACGAGGATTGCTTCTCAAGAAGTTGTTTCATTGGATCAATTTAGAGAGACTAAGAAAAAAACAGATCCAAAAATTATTCTCGTTATTGAAGATGATGAAACGATGCGAGCCTCAATGAAAAGAATTTTGGAACCAGAGGGCTATATTGTTAAAATGGCGGCTCATGCTAACGAGTTATCAGAGGTTCTGGATGATTCGGCTGTTGATCTAATTTTATTGGATATTGGTTTGCCGTGGATTAACGGATTTGAGCTGGCAGAGCTTCTTAAAGAGCATAAAGATTTAAAAAAAATTCCCTTAGTTTTTGTATCGGGTCAGTCTTCTCAGGAGGATATGAAAAAGGCATTTCAAGTAGGTGCTCATGATTATATTAAAAAACCTTTTGAGATTGATAAATTAAAGAAAACGGTCAAGACTTTACTAAAAATCACGGAAGAGTGA
- a CDS encoding OsmC family protein has translation MVTLTIQYSGNKNCILTHEPSLATLETDAPKDNHGKGESFSPTDLVAASLISCMLTTMAIKGEPLGYHFNGCYGKVTKEMNADPRRIKKLSTELHLKKDFDSEQKNFLENVAMGCPVKLSLHPEVIVSATFIYDLE, from the coding sequence ATGGTTACTTTAACTATTCAATATAGTGGAAATAAAAATTGCATCCTAACTCACGAGCCCTCATTGGCAACTTTGGAAACAGATGCGCCTAAGGATAATCATGGTAAAGGTGAAAGCTTTTCGCCAACAGATCTTGTCGCGGCATCACTTATTTCATGCATGCTAACAACAATGGCTATCAAAGGTGAGCCCTTAGGTTATCACTTTAATGGCTGCTATGGAAAAGTGACAAAAGAAATGAATGCAGATCCTCGAAGAATTAAAAAATTATCAACAGAGTTACATTTAAAAAAGGATTTTGATTCTGAACAAAAGAATTTTTTAGAAAATGTAGCCATGGGATGCCCAGTAAAATTATCTCTTCATCCAGAGGTTATTGTCTCGGCCACATTTATTTATGATTTAGAGTAA
- a CDS encoding MBL fold metallo-hydrolase, protein MSLSVKFWGVRGSLPSSLSPQGWSNHIEKVVKELAPGAKNDLTKLNQLISSSDIPNVGGYGTGTTCVEVSSLKTQLIIDGGTGIRTLSEKIMSGTYVPVKGPFHIYMTHFHWDHVMGLPFFTPHFVSGTQIHYYGVQKDIEALIRGVFKKPYFPVPFEQLVSKIHFHILEPRKPFKINDMTITPYLLDHPDACWGLRVESQGKVYSHCVDTEGTRVSREDLGDDLPLYQKSDLMYFDAQYTFPELAEKANWGHSAAQIGIDIAFREDIKKVLFAHHDPGATIQQVQDIKRQTSEYYQWRIDHARECNDTIPEFFWDFAYEGQEIKI, encoded by the coding sequence ATGTCATTAAGTGTTAAGTTTTGGGGAGTTAGAGGATCTTTACCATCTTCCTTGTCACCGCAAGGATGGTCGAACCATATTGAAAAAGTGGTGAAAGAGCTTGCGCCTGGTGCAAAAAATGATCTAACCAAATTGAATCAACTGATTTCTTCTTCTGATATTCCCAATGTGGGTGGTTATGGAACGGGCACTACGTGCGTTGAGGTTAGCTCCTTAAAAACTCAATTAATTATTGATGGTGGAACGGGAATCAGAACCTTAAGTGAGAAAATAATGAGTGGAACCTATGTTCCTGTGAAAGGTCCCTTTCACATTTATATGACTCACTTCCATTGGGACCATGTTATGGGCCTACCTTTTTTTACTCCTCATTTCGTTTCTGGGACGCAAATTCATTATTATGGTGTCCAAAAAGATATTGAGGCTTTGATTCGCGGTGTTTTTAAAAAACCTTATTTTCCGGTTCCCTTTGAGCAACTTGTTTCTAAAATTCATTTCCATATCTTAGAACCAAGAAAGCCCTTTAAAATAAATGATATGACAATCACACCCTATTTATTAGATCATCCCGATGCCTGTTGGGGGTTAAGAGTCGAAAGCCAGGGGAAAGTCTATTCGCATTGTGTAGATACCGAAGGAACTCGGGTCAGTCGCGAAGATTTGGGCGATGATTTACCTCTTTATCAAAAGTCTGACTTAATGTATTTTGATGCTCAATACACTTTTCCTGAATTAGCAGAAAAAGCAAACTGGGGTCACAGTGCCGCCCAAATTGGTATCGATATCGCTTTTAGAGAAGATATTAAGAAAGTACTGTTTGCCCATCATGATCCGGGAGCAACCATCCAACAGGTACAGGATATAAAAAGACAGACAAGCGAGTATTATCAGTGGCGAATTGATCATGCGAGGGAATGTAATGACACCATTCCAGAGTTCTTTTGGGATTTTGCCTATGAAGGTCAAGAAATTAAAATTTAA
- a CDS encoding PilZ domain-containing protein — MKQAGNIWVFYDGNTKTQSKPLSLTQAQALILNLLKLKSKNIFVWTPGKTEWTELNQFLKSKQKFFALPPTFNSEDLVVTDVEKTVVDAVTSVDDKTIVITNQPNLDDTAIAFQEAKNTFTEAHIDDTQKKVDYGYFFPDFKAEQIDLRVNHLVKIISPGPSSKNSNVASVESDRRDRMRFNFKLEVHLISKTGKTFKSESDNISLGGIKLMDKIPKEYISMDFSLIIINKLEKDSKKARIHFKTKCVGDILDPCRLVFVNPDKKNKELLENMIDSYIKQSKIA; from the coding sequence ATGAAGCAAGCAGGAAATATTTGGGTATTTTATGATGGAAATACCAAAACGCAAAGTAAACCACTAAGCTTAACGCAAGCTCAAGCCTTGATACTAAACCTCCTAAAGCTGAAGAGTAAAAATATTTTTGTTTGGACTCCCGGCAAAACCGAATGGACCGAACTAAATCAGTTTTTAAAATCCAAGCAAAAATTTTTTGCCCTACCTCCTACATTTAATTCGGAGGATTTAGTCGTCACTGATGTGGAAAAAACTGTTGTCGATGCGGTGACATCCGTTGATGATAAAACTATTGTTATTACCAATCAGCCAAATTTAGATGATACCGCCATTGCTTTTCAAGAAGCCAAGAACACTTTCACTGAGGCCCACATAGATGACACGCAAAAAAAAGTGGATTATGGCTATTTCTTTCCAGATTTCAAAGCTGAGCAAATAGATCTACGAGTAAACCATTTAGTAAAAATTATTTCTCCAGGACCATCATCAAAAAATTCAAATGTCGCTTCCGTTGAAAGCGACAGACGAGACCGAATGAGATTTAATTTCAAACTGGAAGTTCATCTTATTTCTAAAACAGGAAAAACATTTAAAAGCGAATCAGATAATATTTCCTTGGGTGGGATTAAGCTTATGGATAAAATTCCTAAAGAATATATCTCTATGGATTTTAGCCTCATCATTATTAACAAACTAGAAAAGGATAGCAAAAAAGCAAGAATCCATTTCAAAACAAAGTGTGTTGGTGATATCTTAGATCCCTGCCGCCTGGTGTTTGTTAACCCAGATAAAAAGAACAAAGAACTGTTAGAAAATATGATTGATAGTTATATCAAACAATCTAAAATTGCCTAG
- the pfkA gene encoding 6-phosphofructokinase, whose protein sequence is MKRIGVYTSGGDAPGMNAGTRAVVRVAASMGIETYAIYQGYIGMLDKTIKPIQVRDVANIIQRGGTILKTGRCTDFHKPEIRKQAAENVKAFNLDGIVCIGGDGSFRGAHALWEEHKIPIVGIPGTIDNDIYGTDLTIGFDTAVNTALSCIDKIRDTADSHNRLFIIEVMGRNTGFIACHVGLAGGAEDIFTPDINSTTEKAVERILDSIKKGKRSSILITAEGQKPGRAYDLADSIRKKSGIDAKVCILGHIQRGGSPTSVDRVLASRLGAAAVDTLCKGICDVMIGTDGPNLVQIPLEVATTKEKKSPAELVQLSQILAI, encoded by the coding sequence ATGAAAAGAATTGGTGTCTATACGAGTGGTGGGGATGCTCCTGGAATGAACGCAGGAACCAGGGCTGTTGTGCGGGTCGCCGCCTCTATGGGAATTGAAACCTATGCGATTTATCAAGGCTATATTGGTATGCTTGATAAAACAATAAAACCCATACAGGTAAGAGACGTTGCAAATATTATTCAACGTGGCGGTACTATTTTAAAAACGGGAAGATGTACTGACTTCCATAAACCAGAAATAAGAAAACAAGCTGCAGAGAATGTTAAAGCCTTTAATTTAGATGGAATTGTTTGCATTGGTGGAGACGGTTCCTTTCGCGGCGCCCATGCCCTTTGGGAAGAACACAAAATTCCCATCGTAGGAATTCCAGGTACAATTGATAATGATATTTATGGAACAGATCTTACGATTGGCTTCGATACTGCGGTAAACACAGCACTTTCTTGTATAGATAAAATCAGAGACACCGCCGATAGCCATAACAGATTGTTTATTATTGAAGTCATGGGCAGAAATACGGGATTTATTGCTTGTCATGTGGGACTTGCCGGTGGCGCTGAAGATATTTTTACCCCTGATATTAATTCAACAACGGAGAAAGCCGTTGAAAGAATTTTAGACTCCATTAAAAAAGGGAAAAGAAGCAGCATTTTAATAACAGCTGAAGGTCAAAAACCGGGAAGAGCTTATGATTTAGCTGATTCCATCAGAAAAAAATCAGGCATTGATGCTAAAGTTTGTATTTTGGGTCATATTCAAAGGGGTGGGTCTCCAACTTCCGTGGACAGGGTATTAGCCTCCAGATTAGGAGCTGCGGCTGTTGATACTTTATGCAAAGGTATTTGTGATGTGATGATTGGAACGGATGGTCCCAACTTAGTTCAAATTCCTTTAGAAGTCGCGACAACTAAAGAAAAGAAAAGCCCTGCTGAATTAGTTCAGTTAAGTCAAATCCTCGCCATTTAA
- a CDS encoding histidine phosphatase family protein, which produces MKKKIDLYVFRHGETDWNAQKKFQGHTDIPLNQKGKDQAQELFEKFQFLQPEVCLSSDLQRAVETAKIGLDGHSLTYLYSEKLRETHLGDVEGLSQQDIIEKFGSEMLDQWRSVEGKDLSMSFPNGETKQEHLIRIQTHLKDFIKENSQYHKIAVSTHGGSVVRLVHSCINAPKESIAIPNCCLYHVEYHLPDDIFILAGKL; this is translated from the coding sequence ATGAAAAAAAAAATTGATTTGTATGTATTCCGTCATGGTGAAACGGATTGGAATGCACAGAAGAAATTTCAGGGCCACACGGATATCCCACTAAACCAGAAGGGAAAGGACCAGGCACAAGAACTATTTGAAAAATTTCAATTTTTGCAGCCAGAGGTTTGTTTGTCTTCTGATCTTCAGAGGGCTGTTGAAACAGCAAAAATTGGATTGGATGGGCATTCTTTGACTTACCTCTACAGCGAGAAATTAAGGGAAACACATCTTGGCGATGTGGAAGGGCTGTCTCAACAGGATATCATTGAAAAATTTGGATCAGAGATGCTAGATCAATGGCGTTCAGTTGAAGGAAAAGATTTATCCATGTCTTTCCCCAATGGAGAAACCAAACAGGAGCATTTGATTCGAATTCAAACTCACCTTAAAGATTTTATAAAAGAAAATAGTCAGTATCATAAAATTGCAGTTTCAACTCACGGGGGCAGCGTGGTTCGTCTGGTCCATTCTTGTATCAATGCACCTAAGGAGTCGATTGCTATTCCTAATTGTTGTCTGTACCACGTAGAATATCATCTGCCTGACGACATTTTTATTCTAGCGGGAAAGCTTTAA
- a CDS encoding class I SAM-dependent methyltransferase: MRDNINSSIKQDYLSSLIGATAEPEFLQIANKARLESKEIGKELISLSFFEANCVHQIIKQFKCKNFVEIGSLTGFSAIFILNALLSGGKLYCFEKNPKWKLFLEQNLSLLLKLKSNSQKTFKIFPGDALENLKLLSLNHKIDGFFIDANKSAYLDYLQIAENLLIPGGLVIADNVFLNGSVWGEENPKFSKKQIEVMKAFNQRIFDPKVYDSFIIDSSDGLSVSIKK; this comes from the coding sequence ATGAGGGACAATATAAATTCCAGTATCAAACAAGATTATTTAAGTTCGTTAATTGGGGCAACGGCTGAACCTGAATTTTTACAGATTGCCAATAAAGCAAGACTCGAATCTAAAGAAATAGGAAAGGAACTTATATCTTTAAGTTTTTTCGAAGCTAATTGTGTTCATCAAATCATAAAACAATTTAAGTGCAAAAATTTTGTTGAGATTGGAAGTTTAACAGGATTTTCTGCTATTTTTATCCTTAATGCTCTACTTTCTGGGGGGAAACTTTATTGTTTCGAAAAGAATCCAAAGTGGAAACTTTTTTTGGAACAAAACTTATCATTACTTTTGAAACTAAAGTCAAATTCCCAGAAGACATTTAAAATTTTTCCGGGTGATGCCTTAGAAAATCTAAAATTACTTTCACTAAACCATAAAATAGATGGTTTTTTTATAGATGCCAATAAATCAGCATACTTAGATTATTTACAAATAGCAGAGAATTTATTGATTCCTGGAGGCTTAGTCATCGCCGATAATGTTTTTTTAAATGGAAGCGTATGGGGTGAAGAGAATCCTAAATTTTCGAAAAAACAAATTGAGGTCATGAAAGCGTTTAATCAAAGAATTTTTGATCCAAAGGTTTATGATAGTTTCATCATTGATTCTTCAGATGGATTGAGTGTTTCAATAAAAAAATAA
- a CDS encoding DNA gyrase inhibitor YacG, whose protein sequence is MTDKEVLCPRCKKKTKYSTENIYRPFCSERCKVIDLGDWASENFRIPVSKNSEDQMNETEDTSDFQEE, encoded by the coding sequence ATGACTGACAAAGAAGTATTGTGTCCTCGATGCAAAAAGAAAACAAAGTATTCGACAGAAAACATCTATCGTCCCTTCTGCTCTGAAAGGTGCAAGGTTATTGACTTAGGTGACTGGGCAAGTGAAAACTTTCGCATCCCTGTTTCTAAAAATTCTGAAGACCAAATGAATGAAACTGAAGATACTTCTGACTTTCAAGAAGAGTGA
- a CDS encoding (2Fe-2S)-binding protein produces the protein MAKIFFNPSKTDLCKKTLSLSVDDSLMKVLLLAGIPVASSCHGEGICGKCKITITKGIHHILPESELEINLKKKNFLNENERFACLIKITDDVEIDTSYW, from the coding sequence ATGGCAAAAATATTTTTTAATCCTAGCAAAACTGATCTTTGTAAAAAAACATTAAGTCTCTCTGTCGATGATAGTTTAATGAAGGTCCTATTGCTAGCAGGGATTCCTGTTGCCTCTTCTTGTCATGGAGAGGGCATCTGCGGCAAATGTAAAATAACCATTACCAAAGGGATTCATCATATTTTACCCGAATCAGAGCTGGAAATTAATCTAAAGAAAAAGAATTTCTTAAATGAAAATGAACGCTTCGCCTGTTTGATAAAAATTACCGACGATGTTGAAATCGATACTTCCTATTGGTAA